The genomic DNA AAGCTGTTTGGCTTCCGCGAGATCCGCTACTTCGACATCCAGGGCGAATACACCGGCCTGACCTCCAAGGCCATGACCGCGCCCGACGGCAAGATCCGCATCCCGCTCAACGAAGAATCCAAGCAGGGCGGCGGACAGATCGAAGAATTTTTGATGCAGTTCAACGGCGAGGGCATCCAGCACATCGCGCTGATCTGCGACGACATCCTGGCCACGGTGGACAAGCTCGGGCTGGCCGGCGTGCCCATGGCGCCCGCCCCCAACGACATTTACTACCAGATGCTCGACACCCGCCTGCCCGGCCACGGCCAGCGGGTCAGTGAACTGCAGGCGCGCGGCATCCTGCTGGACGGCACCACGGCCGACGGCACGCCACGCCTGCTGCTGCAAATCTTTTCCACGCCCATGCTGGGCCCGGTGTTCTTCGAGTTCATCCAGCGCAAGGGCGATTACCGCGACGGCTTTGGCGAAGGAAACTTCAAGGCGCTGTTCGAGTCGCTGGAGCGTGACCAGATCGAGCGCGGCGTGCTCGAAGCCAAAAAGCCCTGAGCGGTAGAAGGCCATGGCCGTCGAATCCGTTGTCACACCTGTTGTGTATGGCGCCAGCACCCGCCCGCCGCGCGGCGACTACAGCCGCGCGGGCGCCGACTACACCTGTCCGCAGAACATTGCCGCCTACACCGCCGCCGACCACGACACCTATCGGCGCCTGTACGAACGCCAGTTGGCCCTGTTGCCGGGCCTCGCGAGCGAGGCGTTCATCGCAGCACTGCCCGCACTGGGCATTCAGGACCACATTCCGCGTTTTGAAGAGATCAACGAGCGCCTGGTCAAGGCCACAGGCTGGGAGATCGTGGGCGTGCCGGGCCTGATCCCCGAAGTGCCTTTTTTCACCCTGCTGGCCAACCGCAAGTTTCCGGTAACGGACTGGATCCGCACGCCCGCCGAGTTTGACTACATCGTCGAGCCCGACATCTTTCACGACCTGTTCGGCCATGTGCCGCTGCTGTTCAACCCGGTGTTTGCAGACTATGTGCAGCGCTACGGCCAGGGCGGCCTGAAGGCGCAGGGCCTGGGCGCGTGCGAGATGCTCTCGCGATTGTATTGGTACACCATCGAGTTTGGCTTGATCCGCGAG from Acidovorax sp. T1 includes the following:
- the phhA gene encoding phenylalanine 4-monooxygenase, whose amino-acid sequence is MAVESVVTPVVYGASTRPPRGDYSRAGADYTCPQNIAAYTAADHDTYRRLYERQLALLPGLASEAFIAALPALGIQDHIPRFEEINERLVKATGWEIVGVPGLIPEVPFFTLLANRKFPVTDWIRTPAEFDYIVEPDIFHDLFGHVPLLFNPVFADYVQRYGQGGLKAQGLGACEMLSRLYWYTIEFGLIREAGGLRAYGAGILSSSGELAYSVQSPEPQRRPLQLERTMRTRYKIDTYQQTYFVIDSFEQLFDMTAADFAPIYERLRGLPEFAADEREVVAG